One window from the genome of Nitrospinota bacterium encodes:
- a CDS encoding class II fructose-bisphosphate aldolase: protein MLFASKDEITSQLKGVLEQSNGRVKLENADKLRGDIIEMLVENAIFNEDKETKGVARYLIKSAALQMGIVPASIQELYDARGRGENKGYTMPALNVRGMSYDMCRAIFRSAHKVNCGALIFEIAKSEIGYTFQLPHEVVPVILAAAIKENHKGPVFIQGDHFQVNPKNYALDPDKEINELKDLIRQGIGAGFYNIDIDTSTLVDLSQPNVKEEQRLNFEVGVKLTRYIRQLEPEGITISVGGEIGEVGKQNSTAEELRAYLDNFNAKLIEKGGDKGISKISIQTGTSHGGVPLPDGTVADVNLDFDTLEKLSKISREDYGLAGAVQHGASTLPKDMFNRFPELETCEIHLATSFQNMIYDSNHFPADFKEEIYKHLRIKFADEMQDGMTDEQFIYKTRKKGFGEFKRKFWDLPKAVKTEIGKELEAEFDFLFEKLNVQNTVEMVKKTVKPVPVAPDLEAEIAAC from the coding sequence GCAGAGCAACGGCAGGGTCAAACTGGAAAATGCCGACAAGCTCCGAGGAGACATCATCGAAATGCTGGTGGAAAACGCTATCTTTAATGAAGATAAAGAAACCAAGGGAGTCGCAAGATACCTTATCAAATCGGCGGCATTGCAGATGGGCATCGTCCCCGCCTCCATTCAGGAGCTGTATGACGCCAGAGGCCGTGGGGAAAATAAAGGGTACACAATGCCCGCATTGAACGTTCGCGGGATGTCTTACGACATGTGTCGCGCCATTTTCAGGTCGGCGCATAAGGTCAATTGCGGAGCGTTGATATTCGAGATCGCCAAATCGGAAATCGGATACACCTTCCAACTCCCTCACGAAGTGGTGCCGGTGATCCTGGCGGCGGCCATTAAAGAAAACCACAAGGGCCCCGTCTTCATCCAGGGGGACCATTTCCAGGTCAACCCAAAAAATTACGCTTTGGACCCGGATAAAGAAATCAATGAGTTAAAGGACCTCATCCGCCAAGGCATCGGTGCAGGGTTTTACAATATCGATATCGACACCTCCACCCTCGTGGATCTCAGCCAGCCTAATGTAAAGGAAGAACAACGGCTGAATTTTGAAGTGGGAGTGAAATTGACCCGCTATATCCGTCAACTGGAACCGGAAGGAATCACCATCTCCGTCGGCGGCGAAATTGGTGAAGTCGGCAAGCAAAACAGCACCGCGGAAGAACTGCGCGCCTATCTGGATAATTTCAATGCAAAGCTGATTGAAAAAGGCGGCGACAAGGGTATCAGCAAGATTTCCATTCAGACCGGCACCAGTCACGGCGGCGTTCCCCTGCCCGATGGAACAGTGGCGGATGTGAACCTGGATTTCGATACCCTGGAAAAATTATCGAAAATCTCAAGAGAAGACTACGGCCTCGCCGGAGCGGTTCAGCATGGCGCGTCCACCCTGCCCAAAGACATGTTCAACCGATTTCCCGAGCTTGAAACCTGTGAGATCCATCTGGCGACGAGTTTCCAGAATATGATCTACGACAGCAATCATTTCCCCGCTGATTTCAAGGAGGAAATCTACAAACACCTGCGGATTAAATTTGCCGACGAAATGCAAGACGGCATGACAGACGAACAATTCATCTATAAAACCCGTAAAAAAGGATTCGGCGAGTTCAAGCGCAAGTTCTGGGATTTACCAAAAGCAGTCAAAACCGAAATCGGCAAAGAACTGGAAGCCGAGTTCGATTTCCTGTTTGAAAAGTTGAACGTCCAA